The Microvirga thermotolerans sequence CGTCGCCGTTCGGCCCCTTGATGATCTTGTAGGGAACGAGGCCCATGTCCTTCTTGGTCATGGGATCGTCGAAGGTGCGCCCGATCAGGCGCTTGATGGCGAAGAAGGTGCGCTCGGGGTTCGTGACCGCCTGGCGCTTGGCCGGCTGGCCGACGAGGCGCTCGCCCTCGTCCGTGAAGGCCACGATGGACGGGGTGGTCCGTGCGCCTTCCGCATTCTCGATGACTTTGGCCTGCGAGCCTTCCATCACGGCGACGCAGGAATTGGTGGTGCCGAGGTCGATACCGATGACCTTACCCATGGCGGGATCCCTCACTTTCAAGCAGACCGCCGAGCCCTAAAAGCAGCCCGGCCCATGGCTTAATGGGTTGAACATGGACAGGACGCCTCCGTCGCCGGGTGCCCCCTGTGCTGGCGCTGATATAAGAAGGGGGCGCAAGCGCCGCAAGACGAGGCCGGACGGATGGTTTCCGCCCGCTTTCGCATGGCGGAGGGTGTTGCAATCCTGCCATAAGGCGGAAAGGCCCGCGGGAACGCCGGAAGCCCCGCGCCACAGGAATCGGGTGTCGCCCCACCGCGCGGGGGCTATGATCCGGGAATGGAGGACATGCCCATGCTGGACACATTGCGCGACATCACCATCGAACCGGCCGCCCTCCAGGTCCCGGACGAGCCGCGCTCGGACTACGAGCGGGTGCGCTCGATCGTCGCCTACATCTCCGAGCGCTGGCGGGAGCAGCCCTCCCTCGAGGACATCGCGGAGCATGTGGGCCTCTCGACGACCCACGTCCACCACCTCTTCCGCCGCTGGGCCGGCCTGTCGCCCAAGGCGTTCCTTCAGGCCATCACCCTGGACAACGCCAAGGCGCTGCTCGCCGCCTCGGCCAGCGTCCTCGACACGGCCTACGAGGTCGGGCTGTCGGGCCCCGCCCGCCTGCACGACCTCTTCGTCACCCACGAGGCGATCACGCCGGGGGACTTCAAGGCCGGGTGCCAGGGGCTGACCATGCGGTTCGGCTTCCACCCCTCCCCCTTCGGCGAGGCGGTGCTGGTGGCGACCGACCGGGGGCTCGCGGGCCTCGGCTTCGTGGACGACGGCGACCGCGGGGCCGCCCTGCAGGACCTGATGCGGCGCTGGCCGAAGGCCGAATACGTGCAGGACCAGGCGGCCACCGAGCCCCTCGCCCGCCGCATCTTCGATCCCGGCCGGTGGCGGCCGGAGCAGCCGCTCAAGGTGGTGCTCATCGGCACGGACTTCGAGGTCCGGGTCTGGCAGACCCTGCTGCGCATCCCCCGCGACCGGGCGA is a genomic window containing:
- a CDS encoding bifunctional helix-turn-helix domain-containing protein/methylated-DNA--[protein]-cysteine S-methyltransferase, with protein sequence MLDTLRDITIEPAALQVPDEPRSDYERVRSIVAYISERWREQPSLEDIAEHVGLSTTHVHHLFRRWAGLSPKAFLQAITLDNAKALLAASASVLDTAYEVGLSGPARLHDLFVTHEAITPGDFKAGCQGLTMRFGFHPSPFGEAVLVATDRGLAGLGFVDDGDRGAALQDLMRRWPKAEYVQDQAATEPLARRIFDPGRWRPEQPLKVVLIGTDFEVRVWQTLLRIPRDRATTYSDIARHLGNPRASRAVGAAVGRNPISFVVPCHRVLGKSGALTGYHWGLTRKQAILGWEAGIR